A region from the Ptychodera flava strain L36383 chromosome 10, AS_Pfla_20210202, whole genome shotgun sequence genome encodes:
- the LOC139142479 gene encoding uncharacterized protein → MNQFQENDELQCYNDPKESESGSSQNDGEWLKADFEWLQDTSEWTADDVVWYGDDPRGTEGGVAWMRDESEVAKDGVDWLQENEQWAHQRVEVQSDGRENSTDGFDLLQSVEDLSNADYDWWKEDLDTARDHDFEWLQFAHESSNTGVEWLKDVSNETQSDVEWLPSGGETPTTDGQWLQNDKDDFGYRRENLNHRGRNYQINSDENLSFENIQTPTDGVDTYDSDDLEVQSILSNVLSTSNGEEPPLTVPGSAYMRPISTSPIPVSSLMVEENLEIGIPRHTDINKRGFVSVTGARRRLQFV, encoded by the exons ATGAACCAATTTCAAGAAAACGACGAGCTACAGTGTTACAACGATCCGAAAGAAAGTGAAAGTGGCTCTTCGCAAAATGATGGTGAATGGCTAAAGGCAGACTTTGAGTGGTTGCAAGATACTAGCGAGTGGACCGCCGATGATGTAGTGTGGTACGGCGACGACCCTCGGGGGACAGAGGGCGGTGTTGCGTGGATGCGCGACGAGAGTGAAGTCGCGAAAGATGGCGTCGACTGGCTTCAAGAAAACGAACAATGGGCACATCAACGTGTTGAGGTGCAAAGCGATGGCAGAGAGAATTCAACAGATGGGTTCGACTTGCTCCAAAGTGTTGAAGATTTGTCCAACGCGGACTATGACTGGTGGAAAGAGGACCTTGACACTGCCAGAGATCATGACTTTGAATGGCTTCAATTTGCGCATGAAAGCTCGAACACTGGCGTCGAATGGCTGAAAGATGTTAGCAACGAGACACAAAGTGATGTGGAATGGTTGCCAAGTGGCGGTGAAACCCCGACAACTGACGGCCAGTGGTTGCAAAATGACAAAGATGACTTTGGATACAGACGGGAGAATTTAAACCACAGAGGAAGAAATTACCAGATAAACAGTGACGAGAACctatcatttgaaaatattcagaCTCCGACTGATGGAGTTGACACTTATGATTCAGACGATTTGGAG gTACAGAGTATTCTGTCAAACGTATTGTCGACCTCTAACGGGGAAGAGCCCCCTCTAACGGTCCCAGGGTCGGCGTATATGAGGCCAATTTCAACAAGCCCAATTCCAGTTTCCTCATTAATGGTTGAAGAAAACCTCGAGATTGGTATTCCTCGACATACAGACATAAACAAACGGGGTTTTGTCTCTGTGACAGGCGCTAGAAGGCGTTTGCAGTTTGTTTAG